A portion of the Streptomyces coeruleoprunus genome contains these proteins:
- a CDS encoding SpdD protein, which translates to MFTPKYPAPDTATPPAPAQPTIISAASALTTPSTATPVPQAPAPSRTTVQLTPGTVVGVAAGGTAVVLVVGAVLVSMLLAVAVTSISVAVVAVVLRLLLKDLKNNS; encoded by the coding sequence ATGTTCACCCCGAAGTACCCGGCCCCGGACACGGCCACCCCGCCGGCCCCGGCCCAGCCCACCATCATCAGCGCGGCCTCGGCCCTGACCACCCCCAGCACCGCGACGCCGGTCCCGCAGGCCCCTGCTCCGTCCCGGACCACGGTCCAGCTCACGCCCGGGACTGTCGTCGGTGTCGCAGCAGGTGGCACCGCGGTCGTCCTCGTCGTGGGTGCGGTCCTGGTCTCCATGCTCCTGGCGGTCGCCGTCACCAGCATCAGCGTCGCGGTCGTCGCCGTCGTCCTGCGCCTGCTCCTCAAGGACCTGAAGAACAACAGCTGA
- a CDS encoding mobile element transfer protein: MPRPRRFYDVIRIGPVQVGSYYDGRGRTKHTAACTAPRCDWSVDYDGRPAAELAARTHRCNP; encoded by the coding sequence ATGCCGCGTCCGAGGCGCTTCTACGACGTGATCCGCATCGGCCCCGTCCAGGTCGGCAGCTACTACGACGGCCGTGGCCGTACCAAGCACACCGCCGCCTGCACCGCCCCCCGCTGTGACTGGTCCGTCGACTACGACGGCCGTCCCGCCGCCGAACTGGCCGCCCGCACCCACCGCTGCAACCCCTGA
- a CDS encoding DUF2637 domain-containing protein, with protein MLRTLRPDAVLIQAVIAGALSFAHLHDLAEAAGQDGWKAWAYPVSVDLLLVAAWRRMRTQADNRAAWAWFVIALAASLGANVATAGLLDMNAVPAWLRILVAGWPALAFLGGTLLAHAPAHTAEQPTASPTPVTDPEEQAPLPDPQPEEPITVERALAPAPELPAAPAPPVPVAVPPALLDHARKVADGHRAQTGDPIDAATLRARLGVPAPLADAIAAQLT; from the coding sequence GTGCTCCGCACCCTCCGCCCCGACGCCGTGCTGATCCAAGCTGTCATCGCCGGTGCCTTGTCCTTCGCTCACCTGCACGACCTGGCCGAAGCCGCGGGACAGGACGGCTGGAAGGCTTGGGCCTATCCGGTCAGCGTAGACCTGCTGCTGGTCGCTGCCTGGCGCCGCATGCGCACCCAGGCCGACAACCGCGCCGCCTGGGCCTGGTTCGTGATCGCGCTGGCCGCGTCTCTCGGCGCGAACGTCGCCACCGCCGGACTGCTCGACATGAACGCCGTACCGGCATGGCTGCGCATCCTCGTCGCCGGATGGCCCGCCCTGGCCTTCCTCGGCGGGACGCTCCTGGCCCACGCCCCCGCACACACGGCAGAACAGCCAACTGCGAGCCCCACGCCGGTCACCGACCCCGAAGAGCAGGCGCCGCTACCGGACCCGCAGCCGGAAGAGCCCATCACGGTTGAGCGCGCCCTGGCACCGGCCCCCGAACTGCCCGCCGCTCCGGCGCCACCAGTGCCCGTGGCTGTGCCGCCCGCCCTGCTCGACCACGCCCGCAAGGTCGCCGACGGCCACCGAGCCCAGACCGGCGACCCGATCGACGCCGCGACGCTCCGCGCCCGCCTCGGCGTCCCGGCCCCGCTCGCTGACGCGATCGCCGCGCAACTCACCTGA
- a CDS encoding FtsK/SpoIIIE domain-containing protein: protein MSDVVTVLEVTGALSAAGGLGYAKTRAPRVFWSLAGLPVARVRFAVTYRSTMDVCGLTVQPSRFRAFMVRNVARRPDVQPVPPKVRRVRGSSTGMKVMLRLPAGLEPGDVAAASERLRHAWGVHSVHVVEVRPGFVELRMTGYDVLRRVRMPRRLPRGLTSGPMVVPVALREDGTVFVRDYQRVPHALTLGANQSGKSMYQRNLIAGLAKLPVGLVGIDCKRGVEQRGYAARLSALAVTPDEASGLLDALVGLMEERFDVLSEYGVADMWSLPARVRPVPLVVLVDEVAELFLTAVKKDEERRDRMVMQMIRLAQMARAVGIYLEVCGQRFGSELGKGATMLRAQLTGRVVHRVNDKQTAEMGLGDIAPDAVVAVTTIPPDRPGVAVAGDSSGGWSRIRTPEMTPAEAVAVCREYAHLTPHIPALEPYRPIVPADPAAVDAMPVVKPVPVTE, encoded by the coding sequence ATGTCGGACGTCGTCACCGTGCTTGAGGTAACGGGCGCCTTATCGGCGGCCGGTGGCCTCGGCTACGCGAAGACGCGGGCGCCGCGGGTGTTCTGGTCGCTGGCCGGTCTGCCGGTCGCGCGGGTGCGGTTCGCGGTTACGTACCGGTCCACGATGGACGTGTGCGGGCTGACGGTGCAGCCGTCCCGCTTCCGGGCGTTCATGGTCCGCAACGTGGCCCGGCGCCCGGACGTCCAGCCTGTTCCGCCGAAGGTCCGGCGGGTGCGCGGCTCCTCCACCGGGATGAAAGTCATGTTGCGCCTTCCGGCCGGTCTGGAGCCGGGCGATGTGGCCGCTGCATCTGAACGGCTGCGGCACGCCTGGGGCGTTCACTCGGTGCACGTGGTGGAGGTCAGGCCGGGCTTTGTGGAGCTGCGGATGACGGGCTACGACGTGTTGCGGCGGGTGAGGATGCCGCGCCGCCTGCCGCGTGGCCTCACGTCCGGGCCGATGGTGGTGCCGGTGGCGCTGCGGGAGGACGGAACGGTCTTCGTCCGCGACTACCAGAGGGTTCCCCATGCGCTGACGCTTGGGGCCAACCAGTCGGGCAAGTCCATGTATCAGCGCAACTTGATCGCCGGTCTGGCGAAGCTGCCGGTGGGGCTGGTCGGGATCGACTGCAAGCGGGGCGTGGAGCAGCGTGGCTACGCCGCCCGGCTGTCCGCCCTTGCCGTCACCCCGGATGAGGCCTCTGGCCTGCTGGATGCGCTGGTGGGCTTGATGGAGGAGCGCTTCGACGTGCTGAGTGAGTACGGCGTGGCCGACATGTGGAGCCTTCCTGCTCGGGTTCGCCCCGTACCGCTGGTGGTCCTGGTGGATGAGGTCGCGGAACTCTTCCTCACCGCGGTGAAGAAGGACGAGGAGCGGCGGGACCGGATGGTCATGCAGATGATCCGGCTGGCGCAGATGGCCCGTGCGGTCGGCATCTACTTGGAGGTGTGCGGCCAGCGCTTCGGCTCCGAACTAGGCAAGGGCGCGACGATGCTTCGTGCTCAGCTCACCGGCCGCGTGGTGCACCGCGTCAACGACAAGCAGACCGCCGAAATGGGTCTGGGTGACATCGCCCCGGATGCTGTCGTCGCCGTGACGACCATCCCGCCGGACCGTCCCGGTGTGGCCGTGGCTGGCGACTCCTCCGGCGGCTGGTCCCGCATCCGCACCCCTGAGATGACTCCGGCCGAAGCCGTGGCCGTGTGCCGCGAGTACGCGCACCTGACCCCGCACATTCCGGCCCTGGAGCCGTACCGGCCCATCGTCCCGGCCGACCCGGCCGCGGTCGACGCGATGCCGGTGGTCAAGCCGGTGCCGGTCACCGAGTAA
- a CDS encoding GntR family transcriptional regulator — protein METTAGGGRAVPRYVQIADEIVQQIRAGILKPGDMVPSESELVDRYGVSGGTIRKAMVEVRASGLVETRHGKGSMVKARPPVRQRSSDRFRRSHRRGGKAAYLAESEQAGATAKVSVLYIGPMEAPKDIAERLGVEAGTQVLARRRLYFRNGTPVETAASYLPWDVVRDIPELFAENPGGGGIYARLEDHGHEFAEFIETLQARPASKAEASELALSPGAPVVHLIRDAVTEEGRVVEVCDTLMAADQFTFQYRIPAAD, from the coding sequence ATGGAAACTACGGCAGGAGGTGGCAGGGCCGTACCTCGATACGTGCAGATCGCTGACGAGATCGTTCAGCAGATCCGGGCCGGGATCCTCAAACCCGGGGACATGGTGCCGAGCGAGTCCGAGTTGGTGGATCGCTACGGCGTCTCGGGGGGCACAATCCGCAAGGCCATGGTCGAGGTGAGGGCAAGTGGCCTAGTAGAGACGCGCCACGGCAAGGGCTCGATGGTGAAGGCCCGGCCGCCTGTGCGTCAGCGCTCGTCGGACCGCTTTCGCCGGTCGCATCGCCGGGGAGGGAAAGCCGCGTACCTCGCCGAGTCTGAGCAGGCCGGTGCAACCGCCAAAGTGAGCGTGCTGTACATCGGCCCTATGGAGGCGCCGAAGGACATCGCCGAACGGCTTGGCGTGGAGGCGGGCACACAGGTCCTTGCACGGCGACGGCTGTACTTCCGGAACGGTACGCCGGTTGAGACGGCCGCCTCGTACCTGCCTTGGGATGTCGTTAGAGACATCCCCGAGCTGTTTGCTGAGAACCCTGGTGGCGGTGGCATCTACGCCCGGCTTGAAGATCATGGTCACGAGTTCGCCGAGTTCATCGAGACCCTTCAGGCCCGTCCGGCATCCAAGGCTGAGGCGTCGGAACTCGCGCTCAGCCCTGGCGCGCCAGTGGTCCACCTGATCCGCGATGCGGTGACCGAGGAGGGGCGTGTCGTGGAGGTGTGTGACACCCTCATGGCCGCTGACCAGTTCACTTTCCAGTACCGCATCCCGGCGGCCGACTGA
- a CDS encoding NUDIX hydrolase, giving the protein MLLYMSNSVREAQSTPLHSVSVAGAVVREDGRLLVIRRADNGTWELPGGVLELKETPEEGVAREVWEETGIRVEVDELTGVYKNMARGIVALVFRCKPSGGRERTSAESSAVEWLTPTEVSERMAEVYAVRLLDAIDGAGPHVRSHDGRQLLKIR; this is encoded by the coding sequence ATGCTCCTATACATGAGTAACAGCGTCCGCGAAGCCCAGTCAACGCCACTACACTCCGTGTCCGTCGCAGGGGCGGTTGTACGCGAGGACGGGCGGCTGCTGGTGATCCGGCGCGCGGACAACGGGACGTGGGAACTGCCGGGGGGAGTCCTTGAGCTTAAGGAAACTCCAGAGGAAGGCGTAGCCCGCGAAGTCTGGGAGGAGACCGGCATCCGGGTCGAGGTCGACGAACTGACCGGCGTGTACAAGAACATGGCGCGCGGCATCGTCGCTCTGGTCTTTCGCTGCAAGCCCTCAGGCGGCAGGGAACGCACCTCCGCCGAGTCATCAGCGGTCGAGTGGCTCACGCCGACCGAGGTGTCAGAGCGGATGGCTGAGGTCTACGCGGTCCGCCTACTCGATGCCATCGACGGTGCAGGGCCCCACGTGCGCAGCCACGACGGCCGACAGCTACTCAAGATCCGCTGA
- a CDS encoding nuclease-related domain-containing protein, with the protein MRRIWSRLLGRTSEWESWHKGLAGERRVGRELERLHPFGWRVLHGIPTPTGGDIDHLLIGPGGVFVVNAKYHDGKSVWLGDHAAKVNHGRPQPYANISRSEARRVREVLERYCEFPVHVEPVLVFVGVTDLTKAPTAHEVRAYKERDIASLAPLSGKLCPEQVEAVYTVARHKRVWLNA; encoded by the coding sequence ATGCGGCGGATATGGTCACGCCTGCTCGGCCGCACGTCGGAATGGGAGTCCTGGCACAAGGGGCTTGCAGGGGAGCGCCGTGTGGGGCGAGAACTGGAGCGGTTGCACCCGTTTGGCTGGCGCGTGCTGCACGGCATTCCCACTCCTACCGGCGGTGACATCGACCATCTGCTGATTGGCCCCGGCGGGGTCTTCGTCGTCAACGCCAAGTACCACGACGGCAAGTCAGTGTGGCTCGGCGACCATGCGGCTAAGGTGAACCACGGGCGCCCGCAGCCGTATGCCAATATCAGCCGAAGCGAGGCCCGCCGGGTTCGGGAGGTATTGGAACGATACTGTGAGTTCCCCGTGCATGTAGAGCCCGTCCTAGTCTTCGTCGGTGTCACCGACCTGACCAAGGCGCCCACGGCACACGAGGTCCGCGCTTACAAGGAAAGAGATATCGCTTCGCTGGCGCCGCTGAGTGGAAAGCTGTGCCCTGAGCAAGTCGAAGCGGTCTACACCGTGGCGCGCCATAAGCGAGTATGGCTTAACGCCTGA
- a CDS encoding TetR/AcrR family transcriptional regulator, translating into MGGVPKRVDHEQRRREIVDAVWRIAAASGLEGVTLGQVAREAGISKGLVQHYFRGRDEMLLHATSRLHERVGHRIAQGLAEPAGSRTPRTAVRAFMVALLPTDDDSRRDALVANAFLIRALKDPAIADRFHAGNRQLREAVVGLVSSAQAEGDPEREADILLALVAGLGNALLLGHHTRTSALAALDHQLDRLKCDERPGLGPGVSREERMTGNEPESYVGESPPADRSFGA; encoded by the coding sequence GTGGGCGGGGTGCCCAAGCGAGTCGACCACGAGCAGCGCAGACGGGAGATCGTCGACGCCGTGTGGCGGATCGCCGCCGCCAGCGGCCTGGAAGGCGTCACCCTCGGTCAGGTCGCGCGGGAGGCCGGGATCTCCAAGGGGCTGGTCCAGCATTACTTCCGCGGCAGGGACGAGATGCTGCTCCACGCCACCAGCCGCCTGCATGAGCGGGTCGGCCATCGCATCGCCCAAGGGCTCGCCGAACCGGCTGGTTCCCGCACCCCCCGCACGGCCGTGCGCGCTTTCATGGTCGCCCTGCTCCCGACGGACGACGACAGCCGCAGGGACGCACTCGTGGCCAACGCCTTCCTCATCCGAGCGTTGAAAGACCCGGCCATCGCCGACCGCTTCCACGCCGGAAACCGCCAACTGCGCGAGGCCGTCGTCGGCCTGGTCTCCTCCGCCCAGGCCGAGGGCGACCCCGAACGAGAGGCGGACATCCTGCTCGCCCTGGTGGCCGGCCTCGGCAATGCCCTGCTCCTCGGCCACCACACGCGCACATCGGCCCTGGCCGCCCTGGACCATCAGCTGGATCGGCTGAAGTGCGACGAACGCCCTGGCCTCGGACCCGGGGTTTCGCGCGAAGAGCGGATGACGGGAAACGAACCCGAGTCATACGTCGGGGAATCACCGCCGGCGGACAGGTCATTTGGTGCCTGA
- a CDS encoding alpha/beta hydrolase: protein MGIGAYRSPEAHARFIAAYESAMRVLPEPVDTHDVATAYGTVRVYRFGPLGNDPLVLLPGRAATSVMWRPNLPRLAEHRPVFTVEPLGEPGLSKQTAPLRGAQDQADWLEAALAGLGLHGIHLVGHSFGGWLACNYAARMPGRLASLTLLDPVRTLGDFPVELLLRSALTAVPGVSRWARPAFFRWINGGVAVRREDPVADLIAAGMRDYRMATPMPPLITDSQLRSLALPVLALVAGRSVMHDPQAALARAQAQIPGVRAELWPAATHSLPSESPAETDAAILRFVDSVTA, encoded by the coding sequence ATGGGCATTGGCGCGTACCGGTCACCCGAAGCCCACGCCCGCTTCATCGCGGCCTACGAGTCCGCGATGCGTGTGCTGCCGGAGCCGGTGGACACCCACGATGTGGCGACCGCATACGGAACCGTGCGGGTGTACCGCTTCGGCCCCCTGGGCAACGACCCGCTCGTTCTCCTGCCTGGGCGCGCGGCCACCTCCGTGATGTGGCGGCCCAATCTCCCCCGCCTCGCCGAGCACCGCCCCGTGTTCACGGTCGAACCGCTCGGAGAGCCCGGGCTCAGCAAGCAGACCGCCCCCTTGCGTGGTGCCCAGGATCAAGCCGACTGGCTGGAAGCGGCCCTGGCGGGGCTCGGTCTCCACGGCATCCACCTGGTGGGCCACTCTTTCGGCGGCTGGCTCGCGTGCAACTACGCAGCACGGATGCCCGGGCGGCTGGCTTCGCTCACCCTTCTCGACCCGGTGCGCACGCTTGGCGACTTCCCCGTCGAGCTGCTGCTCCGCTCCGCCCTGACCGCCGTGCCGGGGGTCTCCCGCTGGGCTCGCCCCGCGTTCTTCCGCTGGATCAACGGCGGCGTCGCCGTCCGGCGGGAGGACCCGGTCGCCGACCTGATCGCTGCGGGCATGCGGGACTACCGCATGGCCACGCCGATGCCGCCCCTCATCACCGACTCCCAACTACGGTCGCTCGCCCTCCCCGTCCTCGCCCTCGTCGCGGGACGCAGCGTCATGCACGACCCGCAGGCCGCCCTTGCCCGCGCTCAGGCACAGATCCCGGGCGTCCGGGCCGAGTTGTGGCCCGCGGCCACCCACTCCCTTCCCTCCGAATCCCCCGCCGAGACCGACGCCGCCATCCTGCGCTTCGTCGACAGCGTCACCGCATAG
- a CDS encoding NAD(P)H-binding protein produces MILVAGATGNVGGEVVRALARAGEPVRALVRKPTDVPAEQAVGDLDDPDSLAPALDGVRGVFLLPGYRDMPGLLARMRRSGVERVVLLSSLATVATDTDNVLSRYMIGSEAAVRESGLAWTFLRPNAFMSNALRWLPQLREGDLVRDSFGAVPVASVDPYDIAAVAVRALLDPGHEERVHPLSGPEPLLPAQRLATLAEVLGRDLRFHALSDDEGRAAMAASGVPEPYIRAFFGFYGDGTLDESQVYPTVEEVTGTPPRTFHQWATAHRTAFM; encoded by the coding sequence GTGATCCTCGTCGCCGGCGCCACCGGAAACGTCGGCGGCGAGGTCGTCCGGGCCCTGGCCCGCGCCGGTGAGCCCGTCCGCGCGCTGGTACGGAAACCCACCGACGTACCGGCCGAGCAGGCCGTCGGGGACCTGGACGACCCCGACTCCCTCGCGCCCGCACTCGACGGCGTACGCGGTGTATTCCTGCTCCCCGGCTACCGCGACATGCCCGGGCTCCTCGCACGCATGCGGCGGTCCGGAGTGGAAAGGGTCGTCCTGCTCTCCAGCCTCGCGACGGTCGCGACGGACACCGACAACGTCCTCTCCCGGTACATGATCGGCTCGGAGGCCGCGGTCCGGGAGTCCGGCCTCGCCTGGACGTTCCTGCGGCCCAACGCCTTCATGTCGAACGCCCTGCGCTGGCTGCCCCAGCTCCGCGAGGGCGACCTCGTCCGTGATTCCTTCGGCGCGGTGCCGGTCGCGTCGGTCGACCCGTACGACATCGCCGCCGTCGCCGTCCGCGCCCTCCTCGACCCCGGCCACGAGGAACGCGTCCATCCGCTGAGCGGCCCCGAACCCCTGCTGCCGGCCCAGCGATTGGCGACCCTGGCCGAGGTCCTCGGCCGCGACCTGCGCTTCCACGCCCTGTCGGACGACGAGGGCCGGGCCGCCATGGCCGCCTCCGGGGTGCCGGAACCGTACATCCGGGCGTTCTTCGGCTTCTACGGCGACGGCACCCTCGACGAGTCCCAGGTCTACCCGACCGTCGAGGAGGTGACCGGGACACCGCCCCGCACCTTCCACCAGTGGGCCACCGCCCACCGCACGGCCTTCATGTGA
- a CDS encoding alpha/beta hydrolase, giving the protein MTHLTKVAFDSEGTTLTGNLFLPDGTDTAGPLPAVVVAGTWTSVKELMADRYAERLAARGYAALSFDFTGFGESGGEPRDVEDPARKVRDIHHALTFLAAHEAVDGDRLGALGICAAAMYMSDNAAHDPRVRSLALVAPWLHDAAICEDAYGGTEAVAERIKTGREARGRYEEIGEIDYVPVVSATDEHAAMPYDIDFYLNPARGNIPAWPNRFAVMSWADWLTYDAIALAPRIDRPTLLVHSEDAAIPDGARRFHAGLAGPKDLLWTQGTQFDFYDTEPQVTIAVDAVAAHFGRTLR; this is encoded by the coding sequence ATGACACACCTGACCAAGGTCGCCTTCGACAGCGAGGGCACCACCCTGACCGGCAACCTCTTCCTGCCCGACGGCACCGACACGGCCGGCCCGCTGCCCGCGGTGGTGGTCGCCGGCACGTGGACCAGTGTCAAGGAGCTGATGGCCGACCGGTACGCCGAGCGGCTCGCCGCCCGCGGATACGCCGCGCTCTCCTTCGACTTCACCGGCTTCGGTGAGTCCGGGGGCGAGCCGCGGGACGTGGAGGACCCGGCCCGCAAGGTGCGCGACATCCACCACGCGCTCACCTTCCTCGCCGCCCACGAGGCGGTCGACGGCGACCGGCTCGGTGCCCTCGGCATCTGCGCGGCCGCGATGTACATGTCCGACAACGCCGCCCACGACCCCCGGGTCCGCTCGCTGGCCCTGGTGGCACCCTGGCTGCACGACGCCGCCATCTGCGAGGACGCCTACGGTGGCACGGAAGCGGTCGCCGAACGGATCAAGACCGGCCGGGAGGCCCGCGGTCGCTACGAGGAGATCGGCGAGATCGACTACGTGCCGGTGGTCTCGGCCACCGACGAACACGCGGCGATGCCGTACGACATCGACTTCTACCTCAACCCCGCCCGCGGCAACATCCCCGCCTGGCCCAACCGCTTCGCCGTCATGTCCTGGGCGGACTGGCTCACCTACGACGCCATCGCCCTCGCACCCCGGATCGACCGGCCCACCCTGCTGGTGCACAGCGAGGACGCCGCGATCCCCGACGGCGCCCGCCGCTTCCACGCCGGCCTCGCCGGTCCGAAGGACCTGCTGTGGACGCAGGGCACCCAGTTCGACTTCTACGACACCGAACCCCAGGTCACGATCGCCGTCGACGCCGTGGCCGCCCACTTCGGACGGACCCTCCGGTGA
- a CDS encoding nuclear transport factor 2 family protein codes for MAAVTAGLLAAGALAAVAGAGLVRNDADHSVTPLATAPPTVTAAPPAGPPSRGPLVAAAQRYLDAVAARDAGAVASAFAPDGLVVDVGREIRGRDAIRRWAAAEVIGGSYTLLDHTPHPGGTTLLVRFRPDGTGDGFRARYRLDITDGLITTATLEYA; via the coding sequence GTGGCGGCGGTGACCGCCGGCCTGCTCGCGGCCGGCGCTCTCGCGGCCGTGGCCGGCGCCGGCCTGGTACGGAATGACGCCGACCATTCGGTGACGCCACTCGCCACGGCGCCTCCGACCGTAACCGCCGCTCCCCCCGCCGGCCCCCCGTCACGCGGCCCCCTCGTCGCCGCCGCCCAGCGCTACCTCGACGCCGTGGCAGCCCGGGACGCCGGCGCCGTCGCCTCCGCGTTCGCCCCGGACGGCCTGGTCGTCGACGTCGGACGCGAGATCCGCGGCCGGGACGCCATCCGGCGCTGGGCCGCAGCCGAGGTCATCGGCGGCAGCTACACCCTCCTCGACCACACCCCGCACCCGGGCGGGACCACCCTCCTGGTCCGCTTCCGCCCCGATGGCACGGGCGACGGTTTCCGCGCCCGCTACCGCCTCGACATCACCGATGGACTGATCACCACAGCCACGTTGGAGTACGCATGA
- a CDS encoding nuclear transport factor 2 family protein, with product MDRLDVIDTCTRMAWHADQREWDALAGLFADKVTLDYTSLNGGEPVALAPAQIVEGWRTGLGVYAATHHLLGNHLVTLDGDGAVCTATFQATHRKTDDSLWTLGGTYRFDLARTGGGWRITGVVMTVVWSDGER from the coding sequence ATGGACCGACTGGACGTCATCGACACCTGCACCCGCATGGCCTGGCACGCCGACCAGCGTGAATGGGACGCGCTGGCCGGGCTGTTCGCCGACAAGGTGACCCTCGACTACACGAGCCTCAACGGCGGCGAGCCCGTCGCCCTCGCCCCGGCGCAGATCGTCGAGGGCTGGAGAACCGGCCTTGGCGTGTACGCCGCCACCCACCACCTTCTCGGTAACCACCTGGTCACCCTCGACGGCGACGGCGCGGTGTGCACCGCCACCTTCCAGGCCACCCACCGGAAGACCGACGACTCGCTGTGGACGCTGGGCGGCACGTACCGCTTCGACCTGGCCCGCACCGGCGGCGGCTGGCGCATCACCGGCGTGGTGATGACGGTGGTCTGGAGTGACGGAGAACGATGA
- a CDS encoding erythromycin esterase family protein encodes MTHARPVIRRRLLAMATAAALTAATLGTVTGAAAAATPAGSGPVGALDGSAYSLGDLHALDRMIGGARVVGLGEASHSAHEFFILKQRVFRHLVATRGFTTFALETSWSTGLRLDAYVTRGIGDPEQIMRSEFQGQYVFWSTQEYLDLIHWMRRYNLAHPDRPQLRFVGNDLGFAGRAAFDQVTGYVTRYRPDLADRAETLYKTLRPEENTDAGRWMNHQLYEKSEADRKQDAAAADAVLALLRERGRPHRDDRRSREAYAWALQNATAIAQSFTGYAFEDFAERMRYRDRAMADNTAWWLRRHGGRILLASNNGHVAYTSDNPALFPEPTGAFLRTRLGDDYVNIGLTFDHGTVNALPDFTTTHPKTYTVAPAPEGHNEHTLDKVRLRDFVIDLRTAPTAARTWLDTARPTRSYGLYWSTDDPHTALGRSYDVLVHLHRVEAAHLLR; translated from the coding sequence ATGACCCACGCCCGTCCCGTCATCCGTCGCCGTCTGCTCGCCATGGCCACGGCTGCTGCGCTCACGGCCGCGACGCTCGGCACCGTCACGGGCGCTGCCGCAGCGGCCACGCCCGCGGGCTCCGGCCCGGTCGGCGCTCTGGACGGCAGCGCGTACTCCTTGGGCGACCTGCACGCTCTGGACCGGATGATCGGCGGAGCCCGGGTCGTCGGTCTGGGCGAGGCAAGCCACAGCGCCCACGAGTTCTTCATCCTCAAGCAGCGCGTGTTCCGTCACCTGGTCGCCACCCGGGGCTTCACCACCTTCGCCCTGGAGACGAGCTGGAGCACCGGCCTGCGGCTGGACGCCTATGTCACCCGGGGCATCGGCGATCCGGAGCAGATCATGCGCAGCGAGTTCCAGGGCCAGTACGTCTTCTGGAGCACCCAGGAATACCTGGACCTGATCCACTGGATGCGCCGCTACAACCTCGCCCACCCCGACCGGCCGCAGCTCCGTTTTGTCGGCAACGACCTCGGCTTCGCGGGCAGGGCCGCCTTCGATCAGGTCACCGGCTACGTCACTCGCTACCGCCCCGACCTGGCCGACAGGGCTGAGACCTTGTACAAGACGCTCCGGCCGGAGGAGAACACCGACGCCGGCAGGTGGATGAACCACCAGCTCTACGAGAAGAGCGAGGCCGATCGGAAGCAGGACGCGGCCGCGGCCGACGCCGTCCTCGCCCTCCTGCGCGAACGGGGCCGCCCTCACCGGGACGACCGGCGCAGCCGGGAGGCATACGCCTGGGCCCTGCAGAACGCCACCGCCATCGCGCAGAGCTTCACCGGTTACGCCTTCGAGGACTTCGCCGAGCGGATGCGCTACCGCGACCGGGCCATGGCAGACAACACCGCGTGGTGGCTACGGCGCCACGGCGGGCGGATCCTGCTCGCCTCCAACAACGGCCACGTCGCCTACACCAGCGACAACCCGGCCCTGTTCCCCGAGCCCACCGGCGCGTTCCTGCGCACGCGGCTCGGCGACGACTACGTCAACATCGGCTTGACCTTCGACCACGGCACCGTCAACGCCCTGCCCGACTTCACGACCACGCACCCCAAGACGTACACCGTCGCCCCCGCCCCCGAGGGCCACAACGAGCACACCCTCGACAAGGTCCGCCTCCGCGACTTCGTGATCGACCTGCGCACCGCGCCGACGGCGGCCCGCACCTGGCTGGACACCGCACGGCCGACCCGTTCCTACGGCCTGTACTGGTCCACCGACGACCCGCACACCGCCCTTGGGCGCTCGTACGACGTCCTCGTTCACCTTCACCGAGTCGAAGCCGCCCACCTGCTGCGATGA